The following are encoded in a window of Bacillus sp. SORGH_AS_0510 genomic DNA:
- a CDS encoding YhcU family protein: MKIVFASTPSQEEEINELVRYIYSNIFPLYFSDEEIYQFEQLGILRPTEDFSTLKDAFQVMTCIRTLISILESTQLDRHYAGLYKKNVDTLEYYGLSFPFDFEQFVSVGSIKHSMLSIYTRADNELLI, encoded by the coding sequence GTGAAAATTGTATTTGCCTCGACACCAAGTCAAGAAGAAGAAATAAATGAACTGGTGAGGTACATTTACTCGAATATTTTTCCACTCTATTTTAGTGATGAAGAGATTTATCAATTTGAGCAATTAGGAATATTACGTCCTACTGAAGATTTTAGCACATTAAAAGATGCTTTTCAGGTCATGACTTGTATACGTACATTAATATCCATACTCGAATCCACTCAGTTGGACCGTCACTATGCTGGATTATACAAAAAAAATGTGGATACCCTTGAGTACTATGGGTTATCCTTCCCTTTTGATTTTGAGCAATTTGTCAGTGTGGGGAGCATAAAACATTCAATGCTTAGTATTTATACAAGAGCAGATAATGAATTACTTATATAG
- a CDS encoding RluA family pseudouridine synthase, translating to MLKTVRKGEWIHLIIPMEWNGKTLEEVFRQIWEAPKKLTHTFRMENRILLDGVRVNWTLPLHSGEVLQMRLFTEEPLSVIPHFHDIDVLYEDDHVIVINKPPFMNTHPNDTNEDHTTLTNALAFYLQAKGENRNIRQVHRLDRDTSGAILFAKHALAGAILDKMLEKREIKRTYIAAVNGVFNQKKGRINAPIGKDRHHATRRRVSNTGQEAITNYHVLFEDKHKQISIVKCWLETGRTHQIRVHLSHTGHPIIGDILYGGEKKINRQALHAAKLEFHHPITQEKITCHAPVLDLQELFKQIDVYTL from the coding sequence ATGCTTAAAACTGTACGAAAAGGCGAATGGATTCATCTCATAATTCCCATGGAATGGAATGGCAAAACATTAGAGGAGGTTTTCCGCCAAATTTGGGAAGCTCCGAAGAAATTGACCCATACCTTTAGAATGGAAAATAGAATCCTTTTAGATGGTGTTCGTGTGAATTGGACCTTACCATTACATTCTGGTGAAGTGTTACAAATGAGATTGTTTACTGAAGAACCCTTATCAGTGATCCCTCATTTTCATGATATTGACGTTCTTTATGAGGATGACCATGTAATCGTAATCAACAAACCACCTTTCATGAACACTCACCCAAATGATACGAACGAAGATCATACCACACTTACAAATGCTCTTGCTTTCTATTTACAAGCAAAGGGTGAAAATAGAAATATTCGTCAAGTCCACCGATTAGACCGAGATACTTCAGGAGCAATTTTATTTGCCAAACATGCGTTGGCAGGTGCAATTTTAGACAAAATGTTAGAAAAACGAGAAATCAAAAGAACGTACATAGCCGCCGTTAATGGTGTATTCAACCAAAAAAAAGGACGAATCAATGCCCCTATCGGCAAGGATCGGCATCATGCAACGAGAAGAAGAGTGTCCAATACTGGACAGGAGGCAATAACTAATTATCACGTGCTATTCGAAGATAAACATAAGCAGATTTCCATCGTAAAATGCTGGCTTGAGACAGGTAGAACCCATCAAATAAGGGTTCATTTAAGTCATACGGGTCATCCGATCATAGGAGACATACTTTATGGCGGTGAAAAAAAGATAAATAGACAGGCCTTACATGCAGCCAAGCTTGAGTTTCACCATCCAATCACTCAAGAAAAAATTACGTGCCATGCACCTGTACTAGATTTACAAGAACTATTTAAACAAATTGATGTTTATACTCTATAA
- a CDS encoding GlsB/YeaQ/YmgE family stress response membrane protein — MSFIWALIVGGVIGWLAGLIVGRNIPGGIIGNIIAGFVGAWIGTAILGNWGPHVADFAIIPAIIGAAVLVLLLSFVMRAFRRAD; from the coding sequence GTGAGCTTTATTTGGGCATTAATTGTAGGCGGTGTGATTGGTTGGTTAGCTGGGCTGATTGTTGGAAGAAATATTCCTGGTGGAATTATAGGTAACATTATTGCTGGTTTTGTTGGTGCATGGATAGGGACAGCAATTTTAGGAAATTGGGGTCCGCATGTAGCTGACTTTGCTATAATTCCCGCAATAATTGGGGCTGCAGTGTTAGTTCTACTGTTAAGCTTTGTCATGAGAGCTTTCAGAAGAGCAGATTAA
- a CDS encoding DUF47 domain-containing protein: MALKKTDKFSVLLRNISTNLKESTNFFTEYKLKNVSDLKIFSEKMKELETKGDSFVHEVIKELNDAFITPIEREDILHLAMSMDDVLDGLEGCAALFEMYSITNADNFMIQFVDAIQGSVHEIDKAVELLSNKKLTQIREHAIKIKDFESKCDNILRQSIKNLFTVEKDPIRIIQYKEIYEELEDIADYCQAVANTLETIIMKNA; encoded by the coding sequence ATGGCATTAAAGAAAACTGATAAATTCTCAGTATTGCTTCGCAATATTTCAACTAACCTAAAAGAAAGTACCAATTTCTTTACCGAATACAAATTAAAAAATGTAAGTGATTTAAAAATCTTCTCTGAAAAAATGAAAGAATTAGAAACAAAAGGAGATTCTTTTGTTCACGAAGTAATTAAAGAGTTGAATGATGCCTTTATTACTCCAATCGAGCGCGAAGACATTCTTCACCTTGCGATGAGTATGGATGATGTTCTAGACGGTCTTGAGGGGTGTGCGGCACTATTTGAAATGTATTCTATTACGAATGCTGATAACTTCATGATTCAGTTTGTAGATGCCATTCAAGGTAGCGTCCATGAAATTGATAAGGCTGTTGAGTTACTATCAAATAAAAAATTAACTCAAATTCGTGAACACGCAATTAAAATCAAGGATTTCGAATCAAAATGTGATAATATCCTACGTCAATCTATTAAGAACTTATTCACTGTTGAAAAGGATCCTATTCGTATTATCCAATACAAAGAAATTTATGAAGAACTTGAGGATATTGCTGACTACTGCCAAGCAGTTGCCAACACTCTTGAAACCATCATCATGAAAAATGCATAA
- a CDS encoding inorganic phosphate transporter, which produces MSLVLILTILIVIGALAFDFINGFHDTANAIATSVSTKALKPRQAILLAAVMNFVGALTFTGVAKTVSKDIVDPFMLHNGSVVILAALISAIFWNLLTWYYGIPSSSSHAIIGSIAGAAIAAEGFNVLNYGGFLKILEALILSPILAFVVGYIIYSIFKVAFKNFNLTKTNRNFRYIQIATAALQSYSHGTNDAQKSMGIITLALIANNYLHPDAGIPFWVQLSCAIAMGLGTSIGGWKIIKTVGGKIMKIRPINGVAADLTGAAVIFGATFAHLPVSTTHVISSGILGVGSAHRLKGVKWDTAQRMFITWVITLPITALIAGISYFILNLFF; this is translated from the coding sequence ATGAGCCTTGTTTTAATTTTAACCATATTAATTGTTATCGGCGCTCTTGCATTTGACTTCATTAATGGTTTCCATGATACAGCAAATGCGATTGCTACCTCTGTTTCAACAAAAGCATTAAAACCACGTCAAGCGATTTTATTGGCTGCCGTTATGAACTTTGTTGGTGCACTGACATTTACTGGTGTTGCAAAAACAGTATCCAAGGATATTGTTGATCCCTTTATGCTTCACAATGGATCAGTCGTTATTCTTGCCGCATTAATTTCAGCAATTTTTTGGAATTTACTTACTTGGTACTATGGAATCCCAAGTAGTTCATCACACGCCATTATTGGATCTATAGCTGGTGCTGCAATCGCTGCAGAAGGCTTTAATGTCTTAAACTATGGCGGATTTTTGAAAATTTTAGAAGCACTAATCCTTTCTCCAATATTAGCTTTTGTGGTTGGATATATCATATACAGTATTTTCAAAGTAGCATTTAAAAACTTTAATTTAACAAAAACGAACCGAAATTTCCGTTATATACAAATTGCAACCGCTGCATTACAGTCTTATTCTCACGGAACAAACGACGCCCAGAAATCTATGGGTATTATCACTTTAGCTCTAATTGCAAACAATTATCTCCATCCAGATGCGGGTATTCCATTTTGGGTACAATTATCCTGTGCGATCGCCATGGGACTTGGTACTTCAATTGGTGGTTGGAAAATTATTAAAACGGTTGGCGGTAAGATTATGAAAATCCGTCCAATTAATGGTGTTGCTGCAGATTTAACTGGAGCTGCAGTTATTTTTGGCGCTACTTTTGCCCACTTACCGGTAAGTACGACACATGTTATTTCTTCAGGTATTTTAGGGGTTGGTTCTGCTCACCGCCTAAAAGGTGTTAAGTGGGATACAGCACAACGTATGTTCATCACTTGGGTGATTACCCTTCCAATTACTGCACTTATTGCAGGAATTAGTTATTTCATTCTAAATTTATTCTTCTAG
- a CDS encoding YitT family protein → MKQKIAAMLLGSMLLSLGVNGFLVPYHLLDGGVIGLGLIIHYFYGWPTGLSIILLSLPLYILAWFFERRYFFYSLHGLIISSFCIDLFSFINGKIHLDILPSTIIGGILVGVGIGLMLRYETSTGGTDLLAQILTKFTTINIGIIIFLIDGLIITSGIQVVGLEKFFYSLLTIICVGLMTTVTVSRRPETH, encoded by the coding sequence ATGAAACAAAAAATTGCTGCCATGCTGCTAGGAAGTATGCTTTTGAGTTTGGGAGTTAATGGATTTTTAGTACCCTACCACCTGCTTGATGGTGGTGTAATCGGATTAGGATTAATTATTCATTACTTTTATGGATGGCCTACAGGGCTAAGTATCATATTATTAAGCTTACCTCTATATATTTTGGCTTGGTTTTTCGAACGGCGTTATTTCTTTTATAGCCTCCATGGATTAATTATCTCTTCTTTTTGCATTGATCTATTCTCATTCATCAATGGAAAAATACATCTAGATATTCTCCCTAGTACGATTATAGGAGGCATCCTAGTAGGAGTCGGCATTGGACTTATGCTTCGCTATGAAACAAGTACAGGAGGAACAGATTTATTAGCTCAAATTTTAACCAAATTCACTACAATTAATATAGGTATCATCATTTTCTTGATAGATGGTCTAATTATCACTAGTGGCATTCAGGTTGTTGGTTTAGAAAAATTTTTCTACTCCCTGCTAACCATCATTTGTGTTGGCTTAATGACAACTGTTACCGTTTCGCGAAGGCCAGAAACACATTAA
- a CDS encoding ATP-binding protein, whose product MASRLNIKDSLVTRFATLIWVFLICFIIGSTLLLVTQNYLNNSYITKRNELTTKQKIAVQINEVFTQALFDIRGYIAYGNPSLRENALAQEPKIKNYVTELTKHAKTKEDRQLLANIHDFSRYYFDETLPKVIKEYEAGNKQEVANIANNQGTARVIQFRTSMNTYLQNIEDESETLYQKLIRIKTYIQIGFVVFIFFILLLLIRIIRIMLKQVGQPLTQLTIVANEIAEGKQVDIPTCINCDNEIGALSFAFQTMVEKIQEKEQALIARNKELDSLVQIKSELVNTVSHELRTPLASILGFTELLLHRELKPERQEKYLTTIFNEAKRLTGLINDFLDLQRLESGNQCYEKRDIELVPLLKKVIEGQQITTKQHEIILEVFANYPVILGDTTKLIQVFTNLINNAVKYSPQGGKIKVSVFQGEKRLKIAISDNGLGIPKDSIEKLFSKFYRVDNSDRRTIGGTGLGLAISQEIVYAHGGEITVQSEQGKGSTFTVILPAASPTGRK is encoded by the coding sequence ATGGCAAGTAGGTTGAATATTAAAGACAGTTTGGTGACAAGATTTGCAACCTTAATTTGGGTGTTTCTTATTTGTTTTATTATCGGATCAACCTTATTGTTGGTCACTCAAAATTACCTTAATAATTCCTATATAACCAAGCGCAATGAGCTTACCACCAAACAGAAAATTGCAGTTCAAATAAATGAGGTCTTTACCCAAGCTCTTTTCGACATCAGAGGGTATATTGCCTATGGTAATCCATCATTGAGAGAAAATGCGCTAGCTCAAGAGCCTAAAATTAAGAATTATGTTACTGAGTTAACTAAACATGCGAAAACAAAAGAAGACCGTCAACTGCTTGCTAACATTCATGACTTTTCTCGATACTATTTTGATGAGACACTTCCCAAAGTCATAAAAGAATACGAAGCAGGAAATAAGCAGGAAGTGGCAAATATAGCAAACAACCAAGGTACGGCAAGAGTGATACAATTTAGGACATCCATGAATACTTATTTACAAAATATTGAAGATGAAAGTGAAACACTTTACCAAAAACTAATTAGAATTAAAACATATATTCAAATTGGTTTTGTAGTATTTATCTTTTTCATACTATTATTGTTGATAAGAATCATTCGAATTATGTTAAAGCAAGTTGGCCAGCCTTTAACCCAGTTAACTATTGTCGCTAATGAAATTGCTGAAGGGAAACAAGTGGATATACCTACATGTATCAATTGTGACAATGAAATTGGTGCATTATCATTCGCCTTTCAAACAATGGTCGAAAAGATTCAAGAGAAGGAGCAGGCGTTAATTGCTCGAAATAAGGAGTTAGACTCACTTGTACAAATAAAATCAGAATTAGTTAATACAGTTAGCCATGAATTACGTACACCACTGGCAAGCATTCTTGGATTTACTGAATTACTCTTGCACCGTGAGTTAAAACCAGAGAGACAAGAAAAGTATCTGACAACCATTTTTAATGAGGCGAAACGGCTTACAGGATTAATCAATGATTTTCTAGATTTACAGCGACTAGAATCAGGGAACCAATGCTATGAGAAAAGGGATATCGAATTGGTTCCGCTGCTTAAGAAAGTTATTGAGGGACAGCAAATTACCACAAAGCAACACGAAATTATTCTTGAAGTCTTTGCGAATTATCCGGTCATTCTAGGTGATACGACCAAACTAATTCAGGTCTTTACAAACCTAATAAATAATGCAGTAAAATATTCTCCCCAGGGTGGAAAGATAAAGGTCAGTGTATTTCAAGGTGAGAAACGACTGAAGATCGCCATAAGTGATAATGGTTTGGGCATACCTAAAGACTCTATTGAAAAACTGTTTTCAAAATTTTATCGTGTAGATAATTCTGATCGTAGAACAATCGGTGGGACTGGTTTAGGCTTAGCCATTTCACAAGAGATTGTTTACGCACATGGAGGAGAAATAACAGTTCAATCGGAACAGGGTAAAGGTAGTACTTTTACTGTTATTTTACCAGCTGCTAGCCCAACAGGGAGAAAGTAA
- a CDS encoding response regulator — MKRILLAEDEEILRMLIVDTFEEMNYVVDEAEDGQEALDYIEKHTYDLIIIDYMMPYLTGLEVIQIAKPMIEQSKTKILMLSAKSQEYEQNRVLGAGADFYMTKPFIPSQLLQMVEGIFNGK, encoded by the coding sequence GTGAAAAGAATTTTATTAGCAGAGGACGAAGAGATTTTAAGAATGTTAATCGTTGATACCTTTGAAGAAATGAATTATGTAGTGGATGAGGCTGAGGATGGTCAGGAGGCTTTAGATTATATTGAGAAGCATACATATGATTTGATTATAATTGATTATATGATGCCGTATTTAACTGGCCTTGAGGTCATTCAAATAGCCAAACCAATGATTGAACAATCTAAAACAAAGATATTGATGTTATCTGCTAAAAGTCAAGAATATGAACAAAACAGAGTTCTTGGAGCCGGAGCAGATTTTTACATGACGAAGCCGTTTATCCCAAGTCAATTATTGCAAATGGTAGAGGGAATCTTTAATGGCAAGTAG
- a CDS encoding glycosyltransferase: MIVQWGDIVEFFAWFIAVYMVIVIVFYTAILVISLFQLRKEYLLDRVQAYEDYMDEFYTKPVSIIVPAYNEEAGVVQSVRSLLSVNYPIYEVIVVNDGSTDRTLEKMIEHYEMKEIKKVVRKQVDSKPIKKIYQSAILSNLFLVDKENGGKADALNVGLNFSHYPYFCSLDGDSVLEQDAFLKVMKPIIDSNEEVIASGGSVRIANGCQIHNGNIHKIGLSDKPLVVMQIIEYLRAFLMGRIGLSRHNLLLIISGAFGVFSKHWVIAAGGYRVDTVGEDMELVVRMHRLLKEKGERKKIVYVPDPVCWTEVPEDLTYLRRQRRRWHRGLFESLWVHRKLTLNPKYGSIGFLAFPYFWIVEFLGPIVELSGYIFMVLCLFLGGIYIEYSILLFLLSCLYGSIFSMAAVLLEEWSLTKYPKVSDIVKLFLYSLTETLWYRPLTVLWRCEGIWQMIIGDKSWGEMKRKGVSE; this comes from the coding sequence ATGATTGTTCAATGGGGAGATATAGTAGAGTTTTTTGCCTGGTTTATTGCAGTGTACATGGTAATTGTAATTGTCTTTTATACAGCCATTTTGGTGATTTCTTTATTCCAACTAAGAAAAGAATACCTGTTGGATAGAGTACAGGCTTATGAAGATTACATGGATGAATTTTATACGAAGCCAGTCTCTATTATTGTGCCTGCTTACAATGAAGAAGCAGGAGTAGTTCAAAGCGTAAGGTCCTTATTAAGTGTTAATTATCCTATTTATGAAGTAATAGTTGTTAATGATGGGTCGACTGACAGGACACTAGAAAAAATGATAGAGCATTATGAGATGAAGGAAATAAAAAAAGTCGTTAGAAAACAAGTGGATTCGAAACCAATAAAAAAAATATACCAATCTGCCATCCTTTCGAATCTTTTTCTAGTTGATAAGGAAAATGGAGGTAAGGCGGATGCCTTAAACGTAGGTCTTAATTTCTCTCATTATCCCTATTTTTGTTCATTAGATGGAGATTCTGTTTTGGAACAAGATGCCTTCTTAAAGGTAATGAAGCCTATTATTGATTCAAATGAGGAAGTCATTGCCTCAGGGGGGAGTGTCAGAATAGCAAATGGCTGTCAAATTCATAATGGAAATATACATAAAATTGGCTTATCAGATAAGCCATTAGTAGTGATGCAAATTATTGAATACTTGCGTGCTTTTCTAATGGGCCGAATCGGATTAAGCCGGCACAATCTTCTTCTCATTATTTCAGGTGCATTTGGAGTATTTTCAAAACATTGGGTAATCGCAGCTGGTGGATACCGTGTGGATACCGTTGGCGAAGATATGGAATTAGTAGTTAGAATGCACCGTCTATTAAAGGAAAAAGGGGAAAGAAAGAAGATCGTGTATGTTCCTGATCCTGTTTGTTGGACCGAGGTGCCTGAGGACCTTACGTATTTACGTAGACAGAGAAGACGGTGGCATAGAGGGCTATTTGAGAGTTTATGGGTGCATAGGAAATTAACGCTTAATCCTAAGTACGGTTCAATCGGGTTCCTAGCTTTTCCGTACTTTTGGATCGTTGAGTTTTTGGGACCAATTGTTGAATTATCCGGTTATATTTTTATGGTGTTATGTTTATTCCTCGGAGGAATCTATATTGAATATTCTATATTACTATTCCTTCTATCTTGTTTGTATGGCTCAATTTTTTCAATGGCTGCCGTTTTATTAGAAGAGTGGAGCTTAACTAAATATCCAAAGGTATCAGATATCGTGAAGCTTTTTTTATATTCTCTTACAGAGACGCTTTGGTATCGTCCCTTAACAGTGTTGTGGAGATGTGAAGGAATATGGCAGATGATAATTGGTGATAAAAGCTGGGGAGAAATGAAGAGAAAAGGTGTTTCTGAATGA
- a CDS encoding HEAT repeat domain-containing protein gives MQNFELFFLSILTLSIFGMLFILLGYLTIRKAVDIKRRERINSYKEQFNPLLFSMLTEGMYSRVVTSETIIQRKAIEELLSRYTAILEGEEEKTRLIELASIYLTAYYQKQLKSKRWSTRMNTLYHIEDFHMSHLLEDVSRLLKRRRISREELIHVLRILAKFNYQEMFELLTNQYDHLSEYDYRNILIRMEPNQFDQFILHFHKSNISLKKALLDIISLKRNITYLSFLEKMFESYKGEIRLRAMKALAEIGYVKNIDPYLELLYSEKWEERMVAAKLIGSLKEERGIHRLIELLHDSSWWVRSQAGQAIDQFTNGKEIFRSVLETSNDAFAKDMAWEWLHKGV, from the coding sequence ATGCAAAATTTCGAATTGTTTTTCCTTTCAATATTAACACTCTCCATTTTTGGAATGTTATTCATTCTGTTGGGCTACTTAACGATTCGAAAAGCAGTTGATATAAAGAGACGGGAAAGGATTAATAGCTATAAAGAGCAATTTAACCCTCTCTTATTTTCCATGTTAACTGAAGGAATGTATTCTAGGGTAGTGACTTCAGAAACAATTATACAGCGAAAAGCAATAGAGGAACTGCTAAGCAGGTATACCGCTATATTAGAGGGCGAAGAGGAAAAAACACGCTTGATAGAACTTGCTTCTATCTATTTAACCGCATACTATCAAAAACAATTAAAAAGCAAGAGATGGAGTACACGGATGAATACGCTATACCATATCGAGGATTTCCATATGAGCCATCTTTTAGAGGATGTCTCAAGGTTACTAAAAAGAAGGCGAATTTCTCGGGAGGAACTAATCCATGTATTGAGGATCCTTGCAAAATTTAACTATCAGGAAATGTTCGAATTACTTACAAATCAGTATGACCATTTATCGGAATATGATTATCGCAATATTTTAATTCGTATGGAACCAAATCAATTTGATCAGTTTATTCTTCATTTTCATAAGAGTAATATATCATTAAAAAAAGCGCTTCTAGACATAATTTCACTTAAAAGAAATATTACTTATCTATCCTTTTTAGAGAAAATGTTTGAAAGTTATAAAGGTGAAATTAGACTTAGGGCAATGAAAGCATTGGCAGAGATTGGTTATGTAAAAAATATCGATCCATATTTAGAACTTTTATATTCAGAAAAGTGGGAGGAAAGAATGGTTGCAGCTAAATTAATTGGGTCTTTGAAGGAAGAAAGAGGAATTCATAGGCTTATAGAACTGTTGCATGATTCTTCCTGGTGGGTCCGTTCCCAAGCTGGACAAGCAATTGATCAATTTACAAATGGAAAAGAAATTTTTCGGTCAGTCTTAGAAACATCGAATGATGCGTTTGCGAAGGATATGGCCTGGGAATGGCTTCATAAAGGAGTATAA
- a CDS encoding diguanylate cyclase: MDLNKYKNLLFQKIKSQISMWFEAKEELQISNSEVYRFLHSVHGSSGTLQLGGLHQLSGKLLHQIEESDQKLWEKGELMNFLGDLINLSYEYENFYEEEETKEIRHDEHVPLIQVIDDDVSMLILLKDIFEGKGWIVVANTTPDMAITHYYDLNPDCVIIDFNLAGTNGFQVLNDLNEHNNQKFVPKIMISVLNDREKRIKAYQLGADDFIEKPIDLEELTVRVEWLLRRKKLYDQSVLLDQLTKLYNRKFLHDVFNRNIKDLIRNKQIFSMAILDLDHFKHINDTYGHLTGDHVLSTFASFLKEYTRSSDIVFRYGGEEFVIIFQNTSQRDAASIVSRLLREFSLINFEKNNSMFHVSFSSGVFTITNPEIKLEDAIKIADQALYEAKKNGRARVEVLSQSPIEISKRTLFVSIIDDDAIIRTMLLRILNVMDFEHFELDLETFEDGIQFFESKRLEESGEHFLILDGVMPVMDGIEILQKVKRLKKDRSLHVLMLTGRKSESDIERALKLGADDYVTKPFSIKELQARIVRLIKRMR; the protein is encoded by the coding sequence ATGGACTTAAATAAATATAAGAATTTGCTTTTTCAAAAAATTAAGAGTCAAATTTCCATGTGGTTTGAAGCAAAAGAAGAATTACAAATCTCCAACTCGGAGGTATATCGATTTCTACACTCCGTCCACGGGAGTTCTGGGACCCTTCAATTGGGTGGGTTGCACCAACTATCTGGAAAGCTACTCCATCAAATAGAAGAATCGGATCAGAAACTTTGGGAAAAAGGGGAGTTAATGAATTTTCTTGGTGATTTAATCAATCTTTCCTATGAGTATGAAAACTTTTATGAAGAAGAAGAAACCAAAGAAATTCGCCATGATGAGCATGTTCCTCTTATCCAAGTTATTGATGACGATGTTTCCATGCTTATATTATTAAAAGATATATTTGAGGGAAAAGGGTGGATCGTAGTAGCAAATACCACGCCAGATATGGCCATTACTCATTACTATGATTTAAATCCTGACTGCGTAATTATTGATTTTAACTTGGCTGGTACAAATGGGTTTCAAGTACTAAATGATTTAAATGAACATAACAACCAAAAATTTGTACCTAAAATTATGATCAGCGTATTAAATGACAGGGAAAAAAGAATCAAGGCCTATCAGCTCGGTGCAGATGATTTTATTGAAAAACCAATCGATTTAGAAGAACTAACCGTTCGAGTGGAATGGCTTCTAAGGAGAAAAAAATTATATGACCAATCGGTACTTCTAGATCAGCTCACGAAACTTTACAATCGAAAATTTTTACATGATGTTTTTAATCGGAATATCAAGGATCTTATCCGAAATAAGCAGATTTTTAGTATGGCTATTTTAGACTTGGACCATTTTAAACATATTAATGATACATATGGTCATCTCACTGGAGATCATGTTCTTTCTACATTTGCCAGTTTTTTAAAAGAGTACACAAGAAGTTCAGACATCGTTTTTAGATATGGTGGAGAAGAATTCGTTATTATTTTTCAAAATACAAGCCAAAGAGATGCTGCCTCGATTGTTTCTCGGCTTTTAAGAGAGTTTAGCCTAATCAATTTTGAAAAAAATAACTCTATGTTTCATGTATCCTTTTCCTCAGGAGTTTTCACAATTACTAACCCGGAAATCAAGCTGGAAGATGCAATAAAAATAGCCGACCAAGCCTTATACGAAGCTAAGAAAAATGGCAGGGCTCGTGTAGAAGTATTGAGTCAATCTCCAATAGAGATTTCGAAAAGGACTTTATTTGTATCCATTATTGATGATGATGCCATTATTCGTACCATGTTGTTACGGATTCTTAATGTAATGGATTTTGAGCATTTTGAGTTGGACTTGGAGACATTTGAGGATGGAATTCAATTTTTTGAATCCAAACGTCTGGAAGAATCAGGTGAACACTTTTTAATTTTGGATGGAGTTATGCCTGTTATGGATGGAATCGAGATTCTTCAAAAGGTAAAACGATTGAAAAAGGATAGAAGTTTGCATGTACTCATGTTAACGGGAAGAAAGAGTGAATCTGATATTGAGAGAGCACTAAAGCTCGGTGCAGATGATTATGTTACCAAGCCATTTAGTATTAAAGAACTGCAAGCCAGAATAGTGCGGCTAATTAAAAGGATGAGATAA
- the proC gene encoding pyrroline-5-carboxylate reductase yields the protein MNKKIGFIGAGKMAQAMIEGMVTSKLIPEENIMASAVSKKTINQVVEKYRISVSLHNKEVARFADILILAVKPDLHDFVISQIKGEIKKEAIIVSIAAGITLADIENWFGFRVKAVRTMPNTPSLVGEGMSALCPNEVLSEDEILEVEQLFHCFGKTERLDEKLMDAIPSISGSSPAYVYMFIEAMADGGVRQGIPREKAYRLAAQAVLGAAKMVLQTGKHPGELKDNVCTPGGATIEAVATLEREQFRGAVLSAMESCTNKIKNLK from the coding sequence GTGAATAAAAAGATCGGATTTATCGGAGCGGGGAAGATGGCTCAAGCGATGATAGAAGGAATGGTAACTTCAAAGCTAATTCCAGAAGAAAACATTATGGCAAGCGCTGTTTCCAAGAAAACGATTAATCAAGTAGTTGAAAAATACAGAATTTCTGTATCTTTACATAACAAAGAAGTAGCCAGATTTGCAGATATACTTATCTTGGCAGTTAAACCTGACCTACATGATTTCGTTATTTCGCAAATTAAGGGAGAAATAAAGAAAGAAGCGATTATAGTATCTATTGCTGCTGGTATTACGCTAGCTGATATCGAAAATTGGTTCGGGTTTCGGGTCAAAGCTGTTCGAACCATGCCAAATACTCCATCCTTAGTGGGTGAAGGAATGAGTGCTCTCTGTCCAAATGAAGTCCTAAGTGAAGACGAGATTTTGGAAGTAGAGCAATTATTTCATTGTTTTGGTAAAACGGAACGTCTTGATGAAAAGCTAATGGATGCGATTCCTTCTATTAGTGGGTCATCCCCAGCATATGTATATATGTTCATTGAAGCTATGGCTGATGGGGGCGTAAGACAGGGAATACCGAGAGAAAAAGCCTATCGTTTAGCTGCCCAGGCAGTGCTTGGCGCAGCTAAAATGGTCCTTCAAACTGGAAAACATCCTGGTGAATTAAAAGATAATGTTTGTACCCCAGGAGGGGCAACGATAGAAGCAGTCGCTACTTTGGAACGAGAACAATTCCGAGGAGCAGTCCTTTCTGCAATGGAAAGTTGCACAAATAAAATCAAAAATTTAAAATAG